In one window of Arcobacter sp. CECT 8983 DNA:
- a CDS encoding DUF3427 domain-containing protein translates to MKNLKLITNSQDNNFYNQFISLLDTCKSFYFNVAFINYSGLQLILNNLKRCQQEKVEGKILSSTYLNFTDEKALEKIKEFENIELKIFDSANNQIGFHPKAYIFEFDEEYKVLIGSSNLTASAFKSNIEWNIKTVLKKDDVFIKELFSDFYKLWDSSIFVDKEFLEEYKSFKNKQEKIQSFSKKEFKLNLMQQEALLRLDFLRNNGENKALAIASTGIGKTFLSVFDIKQFAAKKVLFIVHREDILISARKSFEAVIKDKTMGFFTGNKKDINRDFIFATIQTLSNHYKKFEAHEFDYIVVDEAHHIASKSYECIKTYFKPKFLLGLTATANRMDEVSIFDFFDDNLACEVTLNEALEKCLVSSFHYFGIEDIKELDYENIDLTNIKKLSKFLMINKRVDFIIEKMNFYGFSGNKRRVLGFCASKEHANFMSDEFNKKGIKSIALTSEDSSIKRENSIKKLQSSTNELEVIFTVDIFNEGIDIPNVNTVLMLRPTNSSIVFVQQLGRGLRKNSDKQFLTVLDFIGNHNRTYLIALALVGKKRFDKDSIKLSLNNNFSNFPNAHIIMDEISKKRVLEQIDSANFNSLKYLKEQYFEFKASLNLKTIPKLSDYIHYDEYINVLDFISYSKSYEEFICKVEKNSTYKKACEDEKFVKTIRFIQGLMPIKRVYEFAILKYLISNEEVSINQAVEYLKKYLEDVCEETVIHSFRFLDQQFFDPAQKQRYLKLVVLKRDKLLKTDEFSSLLKDKFKRSLLLDSLNYALIKYEKDFGIKNYGLPFLKLYEKYNMLNIAQLCNFNKIHSSFRGSGFLKYKDDFFLFITIEKDKFTKGAKYKNTFLSKELLTYSSKPSMSSDKGDGKRLIENIKHGVRLHVFVRKFSHVDRKVQGFIYLGLANTYSYKNNKPIDLELKLETPLTNNLYEEFTKVVEY, encoded by the coding sequence TTGAAAAATTTGAAACTAATAACTAATTCCCAAGATAATAATTTTTATAATCAATTCATTTCTTTGTTAGATACATGTAAATCTTTTTATTTTAATGTTGCATTTATAAACTATTCTGGACTTCAATTAATACTTAATAATTTAAAAAGATGTCAACAAGAAAAAGTTGAAGGCAAAATTTTAAGTTCCACATATCTTAATTTTACAGATGAAAAAGCCTTAGAAAAAATAAAAGAGTTTGAAAATATTGAACTTAAAATATTTGACAGTGCAAATAATCAAATAGGGTTTCACCCTAAAGCATATATTTTTGAGTTTGATGAAGAGTATAAAGTTTTAATAGGTTCTTCAAATTTAACAGCTAGTGCTTTTAAATCAAATATAGAATGGAATATAAAAACAGTTTTAAAAAAAGATGATGTGTTTATAAAAGAGCTATTTTCTGATTTTTATAAACTTTGGGATAGTTCAATTTTTGTTGATAAAGAGTTTTTAGAAGAGTACAAAAGTTTTAAAAATAAGCAAGAAAAAATACAAAGCTTTTCAAAAAAAGAGTTTAAGTTAAACCTTATGCAACAAGAGGCTTTACTTAGATTAGACTTTTTAAGAAATAATGGAGAAAATAAAGCCCTTGCAATAGCTTCAACAGGAATAGGAAAAACTTTTCTTAGTGTTTTTGATATAAAACAGTTTGCTGCAAAAAAAGTTTTATTTATAGTACATAGAGAAGATATTTTAATAAGTGCCAGAAAGAGTTTTGAAGCTGTAATAAAAGATAAAACTATGGGCTTTTTCACGGGAAATAAAAAAGATATAAATCGTGATTTCATATTTGCTACTATTCAAACTTTAAGTAATCATTATAAAAAGTTTGAAGCCCATGAGTTTGATTATATAGTAGTTGATGAAGCTCATCACATAGCAAGTAAAAGTTATGAGTGTATAAAAACTTATTTTAAACCAAAGTTTTTATTAGGGCTTACTGCAACTGCAAATAGAATGGATGAGGTTTCTATCTTTGATTTCTTTGATGATAATTTAGCTTGTGAAGTAACTTTGAATGAAGCTTTAGAAAAATGTTTAGTAAGTTCTTTTCACTATTTTGGAATTGAAGATATAAAAGAGCTTGATTATGAGAATATTGATTTAACAAATATTAAAAAGCTTTCAAAATTTTTGATGATAAATAAAAGAGTAGATTTTATTATTGAAAAGATGAACTTCTATGGTTTTAGTGGCAATAAAAGAAGAGTTTTAGGTTTTTGTGCTTCAAAAGAGCATGCAAACTTTATGAGTGATGAGTTTAATAAAAAAGGAATAAAATCAATAGCTTTAACAAGTGAAGACTCTAGTATAAAAAGAGAAAATTCTATTAAGAAATTACAAAGTAGTACAAATGAGCTTGAAGTTATTTTTACTGTAGATATATTTAATGAAGGTATTGATATACCAAATGTAAATACTGTTTTAATGTTAAGACCTACAAACTCTTCCATTGTTTTTGTACAACAATTAGGAAGAGGTTTAAGAAAAAATAGTGATAAACAGTTTCTAACAGTACTTGATTTTATTGGGAATCATAATAGAACTTACCTTATAGCTTTAGCTTTAGTTGGTAAAAAAAGATTTGACAAAGATAGTATAAAATTATCCCTAAATAATAATTTTTCAAACTTCCCTAATGCCCACATAATTATGGATGAAATCTCTAAAAAAAGAGTTTTAGAACAAATTGATAGTGCAAATTTTAATAGTTTAAAATATCTAAAAGAGCAATACTTTGAATTTAAAGCTTCTTTAAATCTAAAAACTATTCCTAAACTTAGTGATTATATACATTATGATGAATATATAAATGTACTTGATTTTATTTCTTATTCAAAGTCATATGAAGAGTTTATTTGTAAAGTTGAAAAAAACAGTACTTATAAAAAAGCTTGTGAGGATGAAAAGTTTGTAAAAACTATTAGATTTATTCAAGGTTTAATGCCAATAAAAAGAGTATATGAATTTGCTATTTTAAAGTATTTAATTTCTAATGAAGAAGTTTCAATAAACCAAGCAGTTGAATATTTAAAGAAATATTTGGAAGATGTTTGTGAAGAGACTGTAATTCATAGTTTTAGATTTTTAGATCAACAATTTTTTGATCCTGCACAAAAGCAAAGATATTTAAAGTTAGTAGTTTTAAAAAGAGATAAACTTTTAAAAACAGATGAATTTAGTTCATTACTTAAGGATAAGTTTAAAAGAAGCCTTTTATTAGACTCTTTAAATTATGCTTTGATTAAGTATGAAAAAGATTTTGGAATAAAAAATTATGGCTTACCATTTTTAAAACTTTATGAAAAATATAATATGTTAAATATTGCACAACTTTGTAATTTTAATAAAATACATAGTTCATTTAGAGGAAGTGGTTTTTTAAAATATAAAGATGATTTTTTCCTTTTTATAACTATAGAAAAAGATAAGTTTACAAAAGGTGCAAAATATAAAAATACTTTTCTTTCTAAAGAGCTTCTTACTTATTCAAGTAAACCTTCAATGAGCAGTGATAAAGGTGATGGTAAAAGACTTATAGAAAATATTAAACATGGGGTAAGACTTCATGTTTTTGTAAGAAAATTTTCCCATGTTGATAGAAAAGTACAAGGCTTTATTTATTTAGGATTGGCAAATACATATTCTTATAAAAATAATAAGCCAATAGATTTAGAATTAAAATTAGAAACTCCTCTTACAAATAATTTGTATGAAGAGTTTACAAAGGTAGTTGAATACTAG
- a CDS encoding sensor histidine kinase, whose amino-acid sequence MRILFTIIFVFLTLLSLIIFDYISTKTKEYHLNQKTMTYERAYNTIYDQYKDLSYVIYTGLLKLTNIQNEFKYMKNKTYKEKVQIKKELYLQVINRFNTLRNKKLINITFILPNSEIFLDMKQPFKKTMNENKRAFNFVKNNKENMDSFEVKDEDTGFNFLYSIKSENDVVGFLNITFSEQAITSSLMEQYYVLTNFIIKNDNFSKKYLENTEQYKDAHFKGFSHNTNILAELKEVSRKDIMSLKPEKKISKQIYNDAMKNEANSIFINNDNIIVTTIPVMNKLTNRQEAFLAVLSKENGLSNLEKTYRLILLLFIFLYLSILLALYFLISRSIAEKNSLNKIIKKDKQLLEQMKLAQMGEMIGNIAHQWRQPLSTISTAASGLKMKHEFGMLEENDIPEFTDTIVTNTKYLSETIDTFRDFIKEEKETKEIVIQERIDETLKIVRASLENSYIKLINNIDYEKPLKVEIVAEELAQVLINILNNAKDVIIQRKIEEGTITIDLIQGNKNFKITVEDNAKGIEEDVLPKIFDPYFTTKHQFHGTGLGLYMSKLIVEKHLFGRLEAENTNEGAKFIITIPLS is encoded by the coding sequence TTGAGAATTCTTTTTACTATTATATTTGTTTTTCTAACACTGCTTAGTCTAATAATCTTTGATTATATTTCTACAAAAACAAAAGAGTACCACTTAAATCAAAAAACAATGACTTACGAAAGAGCATATAACACAATTTATGACCAATATAAAGATTTATCATATGTTATTTACACGGGACTTCTAAAACTTACTAATATCCAAAATGAATTTAAATATATGAAAAATAAAACTTATAAAGAAAAAGTACAAATAAAAAAAGAGTTATACCTTCAAGTAATAAATAGATTCAATACTTTAAGAAATAAGAAATTAATAAATATTACTTTTATTTTACCTAATAGTGAAATATTTTTAGATATGAAGCAACCTTTTAAAAAAACAATGAATGAAAATAAAAGAGCTTTTAACTTTGTAAAAAACAATAAAGAGAATATGGATAGTTTTGAAGTTAAAGATGAAGATACAGGATTTAATTTTTTATATTCAATTAAATCAGAAAATGATGTTGTAGGTTTTCTAAATATTACATTTAGCGAACAAGCTATAACATCTTCTTTAATGGAACAATATTATGTTCTTACAAACTTTATTATAAAAAATGATAATTTTTCAAAAAAATATTTAGAAAATACAGAACAGTACAAAGATGCACATTTTAAAGGTTTTTCTCACAATACAAATATTCTAGCAGAGTTAAAAGAAGTATCAAGAAAAGATATTATGAGTTTAAAACCTGAAAAGAAAATTTCAAAACAAATATATAATGATGCTATGAAAAATGAAGCCAACTCAATTTTTATCAATAATGATAATATTATTGTAACTACAATTCCTGTTATGAATAAACTTACAAATAGACAAGAAGCCTTTTTAGCAGTCTTAAGTAAAGAAAATGGACTTAGTAATTTAGAAAAGACATATAGGCTTATTCTTCTATTATTTATTTTTTTATATTTATCAATTTTGTTAGCTTTATACTTCTTAATATCAAGAAGTATTGCAGAAAAGAATAGTTTAAATAAAATTATAAAAAAAGATAAACAACTATTAGAACAAATGAAACTTGCTCAAATGGGTGAGATGATAGGAAACATTGCCCATCAATGGAGACAACCTTTATCTACTATTAGTACTGCTGCAAGTGGTTTAAAGATGAAACATGAATTTGGTATGTTAGAAGAAAATGATATTCCAGAATTTACAGATACAATAGTTACAAATACAAAATACCTTTCTGAAACAATTGATACTTTTAGAGACTTTATAAAAGAAGAGAAAGAGACAAAAGAGATTGTTATTCAAGAAAGAATAGATGAAACACTTAAAATTGTAAGGGCAAGTTTAGAAAATAGCTATATTAAACTTATTAATAATATAGATTATGAAAAACCTTTAAAAGTTGAAATTGTTGCGGAAGAATTAGCTCAAGTATTAATTAATATTTTAAATAATGCTAAAGATGTAATAATACAAAGAAAAATAGAAGAAGGAACTATAACAATAGATTTAATACAAGGTAATAAAAACTTTAAAATTACTGTGGAAGACAATGCAAAAGGAATTGAAGAAGATGTCTTACCAAAAATCTTTGATCCATACTTTACTACAAAACATCAATTCCATGGAACTGGTTTAGGTTTATATATGAGTAAACTTATTGTAGAAAAACATCTTTTTGGACGTCTTGAAGCAGAAAATACTAACGAAGGAGCTAAGTTTATAATAACGATTCCCCTAAGTTAG
- a CDS encoding nucleoside 2-deoxyribosyltransferase — protein sequence MRKIYIAGPDVFEQDSRDIGKRYVNLCKEYGYEGLYPLDNIVDFNQEKNKIAKDIYIANKNLIDTCDIVIANLNSFRGKESDSGTVWECGYATAKGKKVYGYLDRKTSYQEQFSSEEKMSSKDGYIDLHGRIIEDFDYPVNLMIACSVEKIISGNFEDVLKFLEN from the coding sequence ATGAGAAAGATATATATTGCAGGTCCTGATGTATTCGAACAAGATTCAAGAGATATTGGCAAAAGATATGTTAACCTTTGTAAAGAATATGGCTATGAAGGTCTATATCCTTTAGATAATATTGTAGATTTTAACCAAGAAAAAAATAAGATTGCAAAAGATATATATATAGCAAATAAAAATTTAATTGATACATGTGATATAGTAATTGCAAATTTAAACTCTTTTAGGGGCAAAGAGAGTGATAGTGGAACTGTTTGGGAGTGTGGATATGCAACTGCTAAGGGAAAAAAAGTTTATGGATATTTAGATAGAAAAACAAGCTATCAAGAACAGTTTTCTAGTGAAGAGAAGATGTCAAGTAAAGATGGTTATATAGACTTACATGGAAGAATAATAGAAGATTTTGATTATCCTGTAAATCTTATGATTGCTTGTTCTGTTGAAAAGATAATTTCAGGTAATTTCGAAGATGTATTAAAATTCTTAGAAAATTAA
- a CDS encoding nucleotide pyrophosphohydrolase, which yields MNMEKIETIIKEFSTKRDWEKFHNPKNLSMALSVEASELVEIFQWLDLEQSQNLSSDKKEHAKEEIADIAVYLIRICMKLDINLEEAIIEKMKKNEKKYPLFDKDGNKIEYGKKK from the coding sequence ATGAATATGGAAAAAATTGAAACTATTATAAAAGAGTTTTCCACAAAAAGAGATTGGGAAAAATTTCATAATCCTAAAAACCTATCTATGGCTTTAAGTGTAGAGGCTTCTGAATTAGTTGAGATTTTTCAATGGTTAGATTTAGAACAATCTCAAAATTTATCAAGTGATAAAAAAGAGCATGCTAAAGAAGAAATTGCAGATATTGCTGTTTATTTAATAAGAATATGTATGAAACTAGATATTAATTTAGAAGAAGCAATTATTGAGAAAATGAAAAAAAATGAAAAAAAATATCCTTTATTTGATAAAGATGGAAATAAAATAGAGTATGGGAAAAAAAAATGA
- a CDS encoding tRNA pseudouridine(13) synthase TruD gives MIHREFIQKHKPIQFKFYQNPEDFIVVENPIKFTNKGNFIIAKIKKKSLGTWDLLESLSKGLNIYENELGYAGLKDKNATTTQYISIPRKYAKDLKKFRHPKIEIKETFLHSTKLNIGDLQGNSFEIKLHDVKEEDVYKIEKLLKEISKIGMPNYFGFQRFGHEAKENLDKARRYIYGDLLIKDRKLAKMLVSAYQSDFFNKWLVQRLNRSENEFSILDGDVFREYKNDKFFTPKKLNDVILQDFENKKIVPTGLLPGRYAFRSTNKARKIEEKFDDTYIQEKGYRRDAIVYPKDVDIKYNKQTSKCTLKFTLPKGSYATVLIENIANRNLKA, from the coding sequence ATGATACATAGAGAATTTATACAAAAGCATAAGCCAATACAGTTTAAGTTTTATCAAAATCCAGAGGATTTTATAGTAGTTGAAAATCCAATAAAGTTTACAAATAAAGGAAACTTTATTATTGCAAAGATAAAGAAAAAAAGTCTAGGAACTTGGGATTTATTAGAGAGCTTATCTAAAGGATTAAATATATATGAAAATGAGTTGGGATATGCAGGCTTAAAAGATAAGAATGCTACAACAACACAGTATATATCTATTCCAAGAAAATATGCAAAAGACTTAAAAAAATTTAGGCATCCAAAAATTGAAATCAAAGAGACTTTTTTACATAGTACCAAGTTAAATATTGGTGATTTACAAGGGAATAGTTTTGAAATAAAACTTCATGATGTAAAAGAAGAAGATGTTTATAAGATAGAAAAGTTATTAAAAGAGATTTCAAAAATTGGAATGCCAAACTATTTCGGTTTTCAAAGATTTGGACATGAAGCAAAAGAGAATCTAGATAAAGCAAGAAGATATATATACGGAGATTTACTTATAAAAGATAGAAAACTAGCAAAAATGCTTGTATCTGCATATCAAAGTGACTTTTTCAATAAATGGTTAGTTCAAAGACTTAATAGAAGTGAAAATGAGTTCAGTATTTTAGATGGAGATGTTTTTAGGGAATACAAAAATGATAAATTTTTTACACCTAAAAAGCTAAATGATGTTATTTTACAAGACTTTGAAAATAAAAAAATAGTTCCTACTGGGCTACTACCTGGAAGATATGCTTTTAGAAGTACAAATAAAGCAAGAAAAATAGAAGAGAAGTTTGATGATACTTATATTCAAGAAAAAGGTTATAGAAGAGACGCTATTGTATATCCAAAAGATGTAGATATAAAATATAATAAGCAAACATCAAAATGTACTTTAAAATTTACACTGCCTAAAGGATCTTATGCGACAGTTTTAATTGAGAATATAGCAAATAGAAATCTAAAAGCTTAG